The stretch of DNA CAGAGAGTCTGTTTAGAACACTGAAATACACACCCGCCTTTCCATCAAAGCCATTTGAAAGCCTGGCGTCTGCAAGAGCATGGGTCGATCATTTTGTCGGTTGGTACAATGAAAGCCATCGACACAGTGGAATCCAATTCATCACCCCAGCCCAACGTCACAACGGCGAAGAGCTAACGATATTGGCTAAGCGAAAAGCGATCTATGAAGCGGCCAAGCAACGAAACCCGGAACGCTGGAGTCGAGAAACCCGAAATTGGGCCGCTGTCAGTGAAGTGTGGTTGAATCCAGAAAATTAGGGTAAAAAAGGGCCTGGAATTAGAGGAAAATCAGCAGAGCGCTGGACAACTACCTTGACAAACATCGAAGAGAGGCGACAGAATGTCGCCTTTTTTATTTCAATCAAACGCCCCGAGCTGCTGTTTATCTTTTAGGGTAATCCAGTGTTTTTTATTCATGTAGTAGCCCGGTGCAAT from Gammaproteobacteria bacterium encodes:
- a CDS encoding integrase core domain-containing protein; protein product: ESLFRTLKYTPAFPSKPFESLASARAWVDHFVGWYNESHRHSGIQFITPAQRHNGEELTILAKRKAIYEAAKQRNPERWSRETRNWAAVSEVWLNPEN